In Acomys russatus chromosome 16, mAcoRus1.1, whole genome shotgun sequence, the DNA window tcttttttaaaaagaaagaaaaaagaaacatgggggctggagagatggctcagtggctgagagcactgactactcttccagaggtcatgagttcagttcccagcaaccacatggtggctcacaaccatctataatgtgatctgatgcatactgtacacataataagtaaatctaaaaaaaaaaaaagaaacgtgggtgtaagctgggcgtggtggtgcatgcctttaatcccagcactcgggaggcagaggcaggcggatcgctgtgagttcgaggccagcctggtctacaaagtgagtccaggatggccaagataacatagagaaaccctgtcttgaaaaacaaaaaacaaacaaacaatcaaacatggttgcttccttctacaaTCTAACTTTACCtttttttgggattaaaggcatgtaccaccatgcctggatctaagattttctttacctgatacttgctctatacctggctggccttggattcagatctgtttgcctctgtctcctggattaaaggtgtgattgtattccagccagatcacacagacctagaaggtctttggatgtgatctttttttttttttttttttttttggtttttttgttttgttttgtattgagacagggtttctctgtatagccttggccaccctggactcactttgtagaccaggctggcctcgaactcacagcgatccgcctgcctctgcctcccgagtgctgggattaaaggcatgcgccaccacgcccggctaggatgtgatctcttgacagccagatcacacagacctagaaggtcttgccagaacagccaggttctgaattaacattcctctatagTCTCTCCTCTTaatatctctctgcctctgcctctccatcactgtctctcttggtctctttctGTCCAAAGGACAGAGTCCATGGCTTACATGCCAAACATGCTCTCTACCCTGAGCCACATCACAAGCCCTAGGTGCAAGGATTGGGTAGTGGCTACTCTCAGTGAGAGGGGAGAGGGCATCTGGTCTGATTTTTCTCCCTGACACTCCAAAGGTTGGGGAGAGGAGGTGTGGGGTGGTCCAGGACCCAGGCAAATGTATGAGGTGTGAAGAGTTCAGTCTTCCAGAAGcctgtggcgggggggggggggggagtaggcaGAAGGGAGGACTGCAGGTGCACGCTGAGACCAACTGTTCTAGGAGATGCTCTCTGGAGCAAACCCCAAGCAAGGCTGCGATGCTCACACAGATCGTGTCCTCGGCTTAGGTTAGTGAAGAGCGTGGTGTGCCCTCTAGGCGTCCCTACTGTGGTCACATGTCACCTAGTGTGACCACTCACTCTGTAggggaggaaactgagtcagaaaggagcatcaagggctggagagatggctcagaggttaagagcaccacctgctcttccagaggaccagagttcaattcccagcaaccacatagtggctcacaaccatctataatgagatttggtgccctcttccggccccCAGGTATAAGGCagttatatacattaaataaataaataagtaaatagtaaaaaaaaagggAGCATCAAGCCTTGCTAGGGCCACATGACCAGACTGGCAGGGTGGTGAGCAGGATCCATGCCAGCAGAttgtagcttttttgtttgtttgtttgtttgtttgtttgtttttggtcttttgagacagggtttccctgtgtattctcagctgtcctagactcgctttgtagaccaggctggcctcgaactcacagtgatccgctggCCTCTGTCCAGCTACATTTTAGCTATTTCATAACCCCACTGGCTAGTTCCTACTAGGGCTCCTCCCCAAGCCCTACTGTGCCCTGACTCTGGAGCCCCTTACCCACTTCTGTTGTCTTCCCTACAGGACCCCTGTGCAGCATCCTGGTGAAACGTTTCAGCTGCCGAGTGGCCATGATGGTGGGGGGTGTGCTGGCCAGCCTAGGCATGGTGGCCAGCACCTTCTCTCGCTCCCTCATTCACCTCTTCCTCACGGCAGGACTGGTCACAGGTAACTATCACTCTGTCTAAAGCGGCAGGACAGGTGGGGGGCTGCCTTACAGCCCAGAGGAGAAGTCAGACAGGGGACAGGTACATAAGAATGTTTAAACACTTGAGAGTACATAAGAGGACAGGGCTGAGGATGTGCGAGCACCCTGGTCATTCATCCCTAGAGTCACCAGTAACAGCTGAGCAGGGCTGAGCTTGGGCAAAGAACCCCAGAAGCTGATGGTCAGACAGGTGTCATGAAAGTGAGTGATGGAGTGTGTGCAATGTGCCGGTAGGTGGGGTTAACCCTGGGGCCATGTTTGCCTGTCAGCACTGGGATCTTGATAAGCACCAGCCTGGTGAGAGGGAAAGGTGAAGGTATGGAAGGCACAAGTTCAGCTCAGCAGTGAACAGGAGCGATGGAGAATACACTCAGTGCAcagtgcttgcccagcctgctttgaTCCCCActattccccttctctctctatccctccttcctttctcccccctccctattatcttctcctttttctacttctttcattcttttttgttgttgttgttgttgttggaaggGTTAAAATAGGGTCTCACTTACATCcttcagcctggccttgaactcacagcaagccctctgcctcagcctcctgagtgctgggattacaggtgtacaccaccatgtccagttccTTCCCCTCCCTAGTGCTAGGGCTTAACCCCAGAACCTTACTCGAGTTACACATGGGTGACACactcctgtaattctagcacttttgggaggcagaggcaagtggatctctgtgagttcaaggccagcctggtctactaagggagtccaggacagccagggctacacagagaaaccttgtccagaaaaaacaaatgaacacgAGTTACACATGTTTTCTACCCCTGACACATCCACAATCCCTCTgtaagagaagcagagaaatgaaCTAGTAACCAGAAATTGTGGtgttaagagattttttttttttttttttgagacagggtttctctgtgtagccttggctaattctggactcaatttgtagatcaggttggccttgaactcacagagattggcctgtctttgtctccctaagtggtgctgggattacaggcctgtgccaccacacctggctggggtttttttatttcttgttttgcttattgttttgttttgagacaaggtctctctgtctctctgcctctgtctctgcctctgtctctgtctctctctctctctctgtctctctctctgtctctctctctctctcttttagacaGGGTAGCTGGCTGGTTTGaaactcaccaggctggcctcaaactcacagagatgtgcctgcatAGCCTCCTGGGTGCCAGGATAAAATGCATTTGCAACCACAAAAAATGGCCCagtaaaaaagaggaaagaatgatGTAAGACAGAGAAAATTGCTGGTGGGAGGCTTGAGGAGACAGACCAAAGGGTagaaatagctgggcgtggtggtgctcgcctttaatcccagcactcggggggcagaggcaggtggatcgctgtgagttcatggccaacctggtctacaaagtgagtccaggacagtcaaggctacacagagaaaccctgtctcgaaaaaccaaaaaattaaataaataaataaataaataaataaataaataaaatgtcactgTGAAGAGCTggcgagatgactcagtggccACGAGTAcattactgctcttgcagagaacctgagtttggttcttggAACCCACGGAAAGTGGCTAACAACCACCAGTCACAccagctccagaggctctgatgcctctgacctctgcaagcacgaacacacacacacacacacacacacacacaaacacactgacacacaaatacacacatccacattcatacacacatatatacatccacacaaatacacacatagacacacattcacacctatacacacacacaagcacacatatacacacatatacacatacacacaaatatacatacacacaagcacacatatacacatacatatacacacatacacacaaacacacacatatacacacatatatatatatatacactcagacacacccacacaaattcacacatagacacacattcacactatacacacacacacacacacacacacatatacagctggaaacatggctcagcagttaagagcacttgttactcttgtaagaggacctggtttcagttcACGGGAACCCACATgctgcctcacaactatctgtaactccagttcaagaaGATCGTatgtcctcttctgaactctACAAGTACCAGCTAtgaacatgcaagcaaaacactcatacacataaaatgaaaaactctaaaaaaaattttttcgggggacaagttctcactatgtagccctagccagcctggagctcactacgaaggccaggctggccttgaacttctagaaatctgcctgcctctgcctcccgagagctgggattaaagtctctCACCACAATGATACttggcaaaagaaagaaagaaagaaaagaaggaaggagggaaggaaggaaggaagagagagaaaagagccgGGTGAGATGCTCACAGGGAGGTGGCCAGGGACCTTCCATCATGAAGACTTGGAAGTGTGTTTGTCCTAGAGgcaaaggagacagacatggaAATGAGCCAAGGCCCCGTCTCCACATGGAGGTGGCAAGTCCTAGAGTGTTCCTGAGATAATGTCCCCTCTTGCACTACAGGCCTGGGCATGTGTTTCAGCTTCCAGTCAAGCATTACAGTGCTGGGCTTGTATTTTGTCCGGCACCGGCCTCAAGCCAATGCactggcctccataggcatctCCATAGGCGTCACCCTCTGGCCACTGCTGGCCCGCTATCTCCTGGAAACCCTGGGCTGGAGGGGCACCTTCTTCCTCTTCGGTGGCATCTTTCTCCACTGTTGTGTGTGTGGAGCCATCCTAAGGCCTGTTGCCACCGCTGTGGTCCCCGAGCCGAGAGAAGACccccctctgcttcccaagacaCCTACACGCAGCTGCCTGGCAACATGTGTCTCAGCTATCCAGCACCACCTGGCCTTTGACATCCTTCGGCACAATATGGGCTTCTGCATATATGTAACAGGAATGACATGGATGCTCCTGGGTTTTCCGCTGCCGCACATCTTCCTGGTGCCATACGCTTTGCATCATGGGATAGATGAGTATTGGGCAGCCATGCTCATGTCGGTCATCGGCTTCTGCAACATCTTCCTGCGGCCAATAGCAGGGCTGCTGGCAGGCAGGAAGAGCCTGGCTGCCTACCGGAAGTACCTGTTTACTGGGGCAATCCTCATCAATGGGCTCACCAATCTAATATGCACAGTGTCAGCGGACTTCTGGGTGCTCCTGAGCTATTGCCTGGTGTACAGCCTATCCATGTGTGGATGTGGGATCCTCATCTACCAGGTCCTCATGGACATTGTCCCGATGGACCGGTTCCCCAGTGCCCTGGGCCTCTTCAGCACCCTGTGTGGCATTacttctctcatctctccaccATTGGCTGGTGagagcctgggagggagggaagctagGCGTGCCCAGGTGGGCCGGTATAGGTGGGGCAAAGGGATACAGCAGAGGAGGACATCTGAAGAGATTTGACCCCAGTCTACCGCTGTGGCAAGGGACTTGGAATCTGTggtcctccccttcccccagcagCATAGTCACCTGGCCCTCCAGGTAGGCAAATACAGGCTTGGCCAGACATTgagacacatgcctgtaatcctccTACCAGTTgggactggaggcaggaagatcaagagttcaaggtcatccttggctacatagcaagtttgaggccaacctgggctgtagGGAACCATGTCTCAATCTCCCTATCAGAGAAAAAGAGATTGGGGGGAGCGAGggctaagagcaccggctgctcttacagaggacccaggtttattcctagcacccaaaacatggtggttcacaactgttcttaactccagtcccagggaatagGGTGCCCTCTTCAGCCCTCTACAGCACActtacatgcaggaaaaacaatcTTACccatacaataaataatttttttttttttaagggaaggcagggctggagcaatgcctcagaggttaagagcacgtgctgttcttgcagaggaccccgagttcagttcccagcaccccacatggtAGCTTGCAGCCATCTGTAAAAGCCTCCAGTTTTAGGGGACCCAgtgcctgcttctggcctctgtgggtgctgcACACCTGTGGCAACTATACATCCGTGAAGATAAAATGCTCATATGcttaagaaaaagatttttagtcagggagggggtgggaggaaggcgAGAAGGAGAGGTTCACGCTCCAGGCCCATATGAATCTGTCCTCTCACTGCCTCAACCTCTGCTCCTGTCAGTGAGGCACAGTGATTAGAGGCATGGCTTTATTGTAATGATCCCAAGGTATGAAGAGGCAAAGAGCACGGCTCATGATAAGAGCTCTGCCTGGGTTTACTAGAACGGATGGCCTGGCTCTCCTACTTCCCACCTGAGTCCCGGGCAAATGGCCTGTCTTCTCTGAGCCATAACACCAACTACAAAATGCAGAAGGGAGCGTGTGCCATCCTCCCAGACCAGTCACCGACTGAGTGCACCCTGTCAGAACCACACTCTTGGGGGTTACTTTCAAGAGTGAAGGCGAAGAGAGATGTGGGGATTGACACTGGGAGGGAAACAAGCAGAATCTGCAGGAGGAGCCTTGTAGGGGAAGGCTACTGCACAGCTGAGACGGACCTTCAGCTTGGTGGGAGGAGGCTGGTGCTGGGGGCGGGGTAGTTGTCAATCATGTTTTCGTGGAGGTTACTATGGTCAGGCCCTGGAGCTCAGCTCTGTgagtctcttccttccttccttccttccttcctttttagtttttcaatacagggtttctctgggtagccctgactgtcctggaacttgctccgtagaccaggctggccttgaactcagagatccacctggctctgcctcctgagtgctggagttaaaggcgtatgccaccattgCCTGCCCTCAATGAGCCTTTTCTCCCCCAAGTGTGAGTTACAGTTTCCAAGGAAGTTCTGCAGGCAAATGAGTGCTGAGAGTTACCCAGAAAAAGGGGTAGGGTTAGGGCCTGAGGTAGGCTTAGGGCCTGAGGTAGGCTTAGGGCCTGAGGTAGGGTTAGGGCCTGAGGTAGGCTTAGGGCCTGAGGTAGGCTTAGGGCCTGAGGTAGGCTTAGGGCCTGAGGTAGGCTTAGGGCCTGAGGTAGGCTTAGGGCCTGAGGTAGGCTTAGGGCCTGAGGTAGGCTTAGGGCCTGAGGTAGGCTTAGGGCCTGAGGTAGGCTTAGGGCCTGAGGTAGGCTTAGGACCTGAGGTAGGGTTAGGGCCTGAGGTAGGGTTAGGGCCTGAGGTAGGGTTAGGGCCTGAGGTAGGGTTAGGGCTGGGCAAACAGCTCATATTCCAATAGcacttctctgttttctctgctaCCAAGGGTAAAGGTCCGTTAGGCTCTCTCCTGAGGAGGACATTTGCCTAGGCCAGAAGCCAGTTGTTTCCGTCCCTCCTTTCCACAGGTATCTATTGTGTGCCTCCAAAGTGCCAGCCACAATTCCTTGTTGAGTGGGAGACAAGACTAAaatccctgccctgcccccaccccttgaAAACACGTGTTAGTAGGAGAAGACTTTCTGGCTCCCATGGCAGATTAACTTCTTCTCTGTCCCCCAGGACTGCTGCTGGACGCAACCAACAACTTCAGCTACGTTTTCTACATGTCAAGCTGCTTCCTCGTCTCAGCCTCCCTCTTCCTGGGTGTGGGCTTCTATGCTGCAGACAAGAAGCTGAAGAGAGAAGATGGACAAGCCAAGATGGAACCCACCGCCTCGGAGATCACCCCAATGGGAGGTCTTACCTCAGAAGACAAGGACAGGACCAAGAGGCAACTGTGCCCTGAAAACATGTATGTGACCAGCGTCTGAGCTCCAGAGGTCACACAGGACCTGCTGCTGAGCTCTGAGGTCAGTGAGGGACCTTCCGGCATGTAGAGAGTAGAAGTGGACCTGCCCGGCTGGCTTCCTACAGTCCCGAGAAGATGGGTCTGAGTCCTGCTTGAAGCTCGCTATCCTGGGCTGGCTCCTCAGTTGCTCCCACAACCCAGTATTCTAGCTTTTCTCCTCCAACCTTCCCACATCAACTCTCTTTGTCCTTCTTGGCCTCCGAGGACTCTGAAGAATTTGCCTTTCTTCCCAAATCACCGCCCCTGACCCCTTAGGTCAGGAAGATTAAGGGCGCTGCTTCAAGAAGATGAGATTCgatcctcagctctggaaaaaaaaaaaaaaaaaaagaagatgatgatgatgaggctCACACTAGCTAACTGGAGCTatgggagaggcagagatggagggcCAGGATGAGAAGTCGGCCTCGGCACAGGATGGGAACAAACTGGCTGGTCGGTGGAGTACTGGTCCTGACACCTACGCAGAGAGCGGGAGAAGAGATTTTTTCAACTGTCCTGGAAGGGGCCCTCCTGCTTGGGTCTCAGACGTTACGGAGTCTGAGGAGCCTTCTGCCACTGAGCAGGGCCTGAGCCAACATCTCCTCTTTTATCCCACTCTGTATCCATGAGGGAGAAGACAGACCTTTGACTGACCAGGAGACAAGAAGGCTGTCTAGGCAGCCTAACAACATTCTGAAAACTGGCCTTGTATGTGCAAATGGAAGCCTATGCTCTGTTCTTGGCCATCTTAGGTTCCTCTTTCTCCGGGATCAACCTGGGAGTACCAACCCTGAGGCAGTCCCTGCCTAAGTCAGCTGCTGCTGCTAGCCTGAGCCCATTGCCTGGAGctattgtgtacacacacacacacacacacacacacacacacacacacacacacacacacacttctggtgCTGCTCTCTGAGGTCATCATCACCCAAGGCTAGCTGTCATCAGCTCGCCCGGGCTTGTCCCAGCAGGGTACTCCAGGGAATGGAAAAACAGTCTGTTTGAATTATACACAAAAACATTCCCTGGGAGCAGGTCATGAACTCTGGACtaataaaacaggaaaacaggACTGAGTAAATTTCCTCCATTTCCCCAGCTTGGCAGGAACTTCAAGGCCTTGTTTGTTGGTTCAGGTTCAACCAGGCTCCGACAAGAAAACCTTATCAGgaagaatgattttattttcatgactGATGCCAGCCTTCCTCCTCCACGAGTCCATCTGGCATGAATAAGCATCTTTAGGACTAGCCTGTCTCTTCCAAGATGCTGTCCCAAGCGCCCACTTGTGGCCAGAGGCAGTACTGCAGGAGTGTGCTTGCTGCCTTGCTTAGGGCATGGTGTTCACTCTCTAGTCCTGGGTAGAGATGGCTGAgttggtaaaggtgcttgctgccaagcctgacagcttaAGTTTGactcctgggacccacgtggtgtAAGGACAGACCCCACTACCACCAgttgtcctgtggcctccacatgtgcacggtggcaggtgcacacacataaataaatgaaatttaaaataaatttggccTGTATGAGATAACCTCACTTTCAGATTAAAAagtctgcctctgtgtctcacCTTCGCTGCTTTCCTAATCCCAACTCGGTCACCAGGCCTACTTTGCGCTTTGAAGGGGAAATGCCAGGACCTATTTTTCCATTCTAACAGAAAGCAGAGTTGGGGCTGGCTGACAGGCTCACTTCCAGgaaacattaaaggaaaaatggTATCTGTGAACTTCCAGCTCGGAAAATGTGGTCTTACTTGCCCATTGGTAATAATGACATTAATCGATGGGCAACAGGCAAGGAAGAAATGAGGATAggaaggccaggcgtggtggcacacgcctttaatcccagcactcgggaggcagaggcaggcagatcgctgtgagttcgaggccagcctgatctacaaagggagtccaggacaggcaaggctacacagagaaatcctgtcttaaaaaacaaaaacaaaaacaaaaacaaaacaaaacaaaaaaaaccctgtcttgaaaaaccaaaaaaaaaaaaaaagaaagaaaaaagaaaataagaagtgaGGATAGAAATGTAGCTTAGAATAGTATGTGcaccaagccctgggttcaatccccagccccaCCTAAACCTAGGagtgctgtaatcccagcaatccagaggtgagggcaggaagagcagaagttcaGGTAGCATAGTAAGTTCAAAAGAAATCTCTGGGCTAAATTCCTTtaccaaatatttattgagcatctactGTGTCCCagggactgggagggaaggaataAGTCCGTGTCACCTGTCCTCAGCAaaacccaaaagctaagaatTCCTCCTCTGAGGAAGGAACTGCAAGTGAGGAAGGCTTGAATGGCCTTTGAGATTCCAGAACCCACACACTTTGCTAACTCCCCTCAAAATCCTCTAGGGATGGTTTGAGGCAGTTCCTGGCCACAAAGGAGTAGAGCTTGCTTCCATGTTGTCCCCAAGTCCTGGTCCCCAGGTCTTTGATGCTCTAATTAGTCAGAGGCGGAAGAGACCCATGGCCATCTTGAGCTGAGATGTGCTTCCCCAGGCTAAACAGAAGGTCACCGAGTTCTCACGGAGCAACCTCAGTGCTTAAGCACCCAGACCGAGGTCAAAACTCTTGGTCTAGGTTGACACTGGGCAGGGATTGACCATAGGGACTTGAACCCcagaggtcgggggggggggtattgtttttaaaaatgaaaatcccaatcatttgattttactaataaaaactcgggaaccagatgctggggtgaaaatctgctagctcagagtcagagaaagcacccagctgaccttcctgcttaGCTCACATCTCAGAGGGAAAAGTCCAAAAAGCTCACTAGCTAGCTGACAGGccaggagaaaaaggccaaaaaacccaaggccaaaggcttgctagctcaaagttCAAAAGTCCCTTCTTTGTCTCCGCTGCCTTAAATACCCCttaactcaaagtccctcctactctttaatccctgtcagctggtttcttgttccaccttttgacctagggttaactttattaaatcctgtgtgcagAAAGCTCTTCAATTAAGATATGTGCTAAGGCTAGCTGAACCATAACTTaatcacttgtttacaataaacagaaagttcttagattaaaggtatgtgttagggctcaaccatacCAAACAAAAACCGGgattttgggagctggagagatggctcagtagttaagaacactggctgctcttccagaggtcctgagttcaattcccagcaaccacatggtggctcacagccatctataatatgatctgatgccctcttctggcctgcaagggtacaagcaggcagagcactgtatacataataaataaataaatctttaaacaaacaaacaaaaaacacggGATTTTTACAGGTCAGTCTCAGGATTTgcaatgagatcaaatatcctgcaacagtgcAGGCCAGGGAAAGGTGAATGAAGTACATAAGCCATTCTACTGTGATTTGGGCCCCTGGTATTAAACACAGAGCTAAACACATGACACttgccctaaaaaaaaaaacctcactgctgggctggagaggtggctcagtgattaagaccactgtctgctcttccagaggtcctgagttc includes these proteins:
- the Slc16a5 gene encoding monocarboxylate transporter 6 isoform X2: MAPALEQADGRWAWVVLLASLVSQALTVAFPSCIGVFFADLMRDFQASNSEISWLPSIMGAMLHAGGPLCSILVKRFSCRVAMMVGGVLASLGMVASTFSRSLIHLFLTAGLVTGLGMCFSFQSSITVLGLYFVRHRPQANALASIGISIGVTLWPLLARYLLETLGWRGTFFLFGGIFLHCCVCGAILRPVATAVVPEPREDPPLLPKTPTRSCLATCVSAIQHHLAFDILRHNMGFCIYVTGMTWMLLGFPLPHIFLVPYALHHGIDEYWAAMLMSVIGFCNIFLRPIAGLLAGRKSLAAYRKYLFTGAILINGLTNLICTVSADFWVLLSYCLVYSLSMCGCGILIYQVLMDIVPMDRFPSALGLFSTLCGITSLISPPLAGLLLDATNNFSYVFYMSSCFLVSASLFLGVGFYAADKKLKREDGQAKMEPTASEITPMGGLTSEDKDRTKRQLCPENMYVTSV
- the Slc16a5 gene encoding monocarboxylate transporter 6 isoform X1, with the protein product MGLGSPTGLPGPLCSILVKRFSCRVAMMVGGVLASLGMVASTFSRSLIHLFLTAGLVTGLLLDATNNFSYVFYMSSCFLVSASLFLGVGFYAADKKLKREDGQAKMEPTASEITPMGGLTSEDKDRTKRQLCPENMYVTSV